Proteins encoded in a region of the Vicia villosa cultivar HV-30 ecotype Madison, WI linkage group LG5, Vvil1.0, whole genome shotgun sequence genome:
- the LOC131603680 gene encoding reticulon-like protein B2, with the protein MADHQEHEEVKGESLLEKISGKIHDHDSSSSSSDSDNEKEKEKKSSSPDSLKNKVYRLFGREKPLHNVLGGGKPADVFLWRNKKISATTLGVATAFWVLFELLEYHLLTLVSHLAILALAVLFLWSNASTFINKSPPKIPNVHIPEEPVLQIASAIRIEINRAFTLLREIASGRDLKKFLSVIAGLWVLSIVGSWANFLTLFYIAFVLLHTVPVLYEKYEDHVDAFGEKAHHELKKQYAVFDEKVLSKIPKGPLKDKKKD; encoded by the exons ATGGCAGATCATCAAGAGCATGAGGAAGTAAAGGGGGAATCTCTGTTGGAGAAGATTTCAGGGAAGATTCATGACCATGATTCGTCTTCGTCGTCTTCGGATTCGGACAAcgagaaggagaaggagaagaagagttCGTCGCCTGATTCGCTGAAGAATAAGGTTTATAGGCTTTTCGGAAGGGAGAAGCCGCTTCACAATGTTCTTGGCGGTGGAAAAC CTGCTGATGTTTTTCTATGGAGAAATAAGAAGATATCCGCAACAACCCTTGGTGTTGCGACAGCTTTCTGGGTTCTGTTTGAGTTACTTGAATACCATCTCCTGACTTTGGTTTCTCACTTAGCGATACTTGCTCTGGCTGTGTTGTTCTTATGGTCAAACGCATCTACTTTCATCAACAA GTCTCCACCAAAGATCCCAAATGTGCACATTCCTGAGGAACCTGTTTTACAGATTGCCTCTGCTATTAGAATTGAGATCAACCGGGCTTTTACTCTCTTAAGGGAGATTGCTTCTGGAAGGGATCTCAAAAAGTTTCTCTCG GTTATTGCTGGATTATGGGTTTTGTCTATTGTTGGAAGCTGGGCCAACTTCTTGACATTGTTCTACATAG CTTTTGTTTTGCTCCACACTGTACCTGTGCTTTATGAGAAATATGAAGATCACGTTGATGCTTTTGGTGAGAAGGCACATCATGAGTTGAAGAAGCAGTATGCAGTGTTTGATGAGAAGGTTTTGAGCAAGATtcccaaaggacctttgaaagacaaaaagaaagattgA
- the LOC131608074 gene encoding probable membrane-associated kinase regulator 2 — protein sequence MEAFTLLKYLKPTEATPQPQPLPPPIEEEDTDYIETTTDEEDDDEPFFDIEFAVPDEEEEQEQEEEPNESENELGFTLSPLTNEQLQLELNSSEPNSKPQFTASFLKSATKLRVFMSGALNKSKSSDTTAQKPESQKKKLFTVKFKVDEVPFVSFFTRDNSSKGKTSDTDDKASHKHKKQHNTEEEEEPKLHSPSSASSDEKLRFSKEVMQKYLKKVKPLYVKVSRKYAEKLKFSSSQLNSLPVKKPPAEKVRTENEGNKNNVKSQKQGSLPLPAGLRVVCKHLGKSRSGSLATEVAAVSSKRRDDSTVQQQDGIQSAILHCKSSFNASKECDPLKFESSRKHGNALEDEGGFLK from the exons ATGGAAGCTTTCACTTTGCTCAAATACTTGAAACCAACTGAAGCAACACCTCAACCTCAACCTCTACCTCCTCCTATAGAAGAAGAAGACACCGACTACATCGAAACCACTACCGACGAAGAAGACGACGACGAGCCTTTCTTTGACATAGAGTTTGCTGTACCcgacgaagaagaagaacaagaacaagaagaagaacCAAACGAGTCTGAGAATGAACTCGGATTTACGCTTTCCCCTTTGACCAACGAGCAACTTCAGTTGGAACTGAATTCCTCCGAACCTAACTCCAAGCCTCAGTTCACCGCCTCGTTCTTGAAATCCGCCACCAAGCTCCGTGTTTTCATGTCTGGTGCTCTCAACAAATCCAAATCCTCTGACACTACTGCCCAAAAACCAGAGTCGCAGAAAAAGAAACTGTTTACTGTGAAATTCAAAGTAGATGAAGTTCCATTTGTGTCCTTCTTCACAAGAGATAACAGTTCTAAGGGAAAAACTAGTGATACTGATGACAAAGCCTCTCACAAGCATAAGAAACAGCACAAcactgaggaagaagaagaaccaaaGTTACATTCaccttcttctgcttcttcggacGAGAAACTACGGTTCTCCAAGGAAGTAATGCAGAAATATTTGAAAAAGGTAAAACCTCTTTATGTAAAAGTTTCTCGAAAATATGCGGAGAAGCTCAAGTTTTCTTCTAGCCAGTTGAACTCGTTGCCGGTGAAGAAACCTCCGGCGGAGAAGGTTCGGACGGAAAATGAAGGGAACAAGAACAATGTAAAAAGTCAGAAACAGGGGAGTCTGCCTCTGCCTGCAGGGTTGAGAGTTGTGTGCAAACATTTGGGGAAGAGCCGTTCGGGGTCGCTGGCAACAGAGGTAGCGGCGGTGTCGTCAAAGAGGAGAGATGATTCTACGGTGCAGCAACAGGATGGGATTCAGAGTGCCATTTTGCATTGCAAGAGCTCCTTCAATGCTTCCAAag AATGTGATCCGTTGAAGTTTGAATCGTCAAGAAAACATGGAAATGCGTTGGAAGATGAGGGAGGGTTTTTGAAGTAG